The window AGACCCGCGACGACTACGCCGTCGTCGCCTGCGCGTCCGAGCACATCTGGCCTCGGTTCTGTGCTGCGTTCGACCTGCCGAACCTCGTGGACGACGAACGCTTCGCGACGAACGCCGACCGCGTCGACAATCGGGACGCCCTCGATTCGATTCTCGCCACGGAGCTCGCGACGTACACGACCGACGAAGTCGTCTCGCGCTGTCGCGAGCACGACGTTCCCGTCAGCCCGGTCAACGATATGGAAGACGTGTTCGACCACCCTCAAGTCGACGCTCGACGAATGCACCAGACCGTCGAACATCCCACGGCCGGCACCGTCGAGATGGCTGGATGCCCCATGCACTTCTCGGAGACACCGACGTCGATTCGTCGCCACCCTCCCCTTCTCGGTGAACACACGGAGGAAGTCCTCAGCGAGTACGGGTACGCGCCCGAAGATATCGAATACCTGCACGACGTGGGCGCGATTTGAGGTGTCAAAACTTCGTCGTTACTAGTAGCCAATGGAGATTTGCACGTCAGACTCCTCAGTGGATGGAGGGACTGGTTCCGGACCAAAGACATCTCCGTACGGTTAATTCAGAGGGTCGTGCAAAGAGACGGACTCGACTGGTGTTCGTCATCGCGTGTGACGAATCTGTGTTAATCGACGTGCAGTCTGACGATTAGCGACTCTCAGTTCTGGCTACTTCAGATACCCTTCGACGTGCTCGACGACGCGGTCCACAAACGTCCCTTCGAGACGCCCCTGCCACGCCACGAAGTCTTCTTTCCGAGGTGAGTGAATTGCCCACGGAGAGACGAACGAGTCGCGAGGAACGCCACCGACTGCCCACAGGTCATCGGTAAGTGGGAGCGAGTCCTCGTACTGCTTAGTCGAGATAGCGACCGCAATGAACTGCTGGTCACCGAACGGGTGGGAGTCGTTGTTGACGATGAGCCACGGCCGTTGTCTGTCGTCACCGAGTTTGAACGGGTCAGAACTCCGGACGACATCACCACGCCTCGGTTGCATCTATTGGTCGTCCTCGTCTCGTTCGCTTGGATGCGGTGTCTCTGGAGCGACTGCGTCCCACTCGTCGGCGTCGATGCCGCCGTCTTCGTCGTCCAGTCTGTCGGTCGTGGTGTGGAGGTCGTACGCGGCGGCGACGCGTTCGTCGTCGTCCGTGATTGCCCAGAACTCTCCCTTGTGGCGAACGAGGCTTCGGCCCTTGAGTCGAGAGAGTGCAGTGCCGACTGTGTTCGGGTCTTCACTGATGGCTGTCGCAATCTCGGAGCGTGTGAACGCTTGGTCGCTGTGTGTGTAGAGGTACGTGACCACCTGCTCGGGGACGCTCGGTCCTCTCGGGAGGTCACCGGACTCGAAGTCGTCGATGCTCACGGGCATACTGCGAAATTAGTGTGCTGATGTAATGAGTGTACTGCTGTACGTTGTGTGCTGTACGTCGCCGGTGAGTCCGTCACGCTACGTGACGGACTCTGATGGTGGGAATATGTGCGATTCGAGGGATCCAGCGGCCGCTCTTTGGTTCTAAAGCGTTCCAAAAGTATACGGACCCGACGGGATTTGAACCCGCGACATCTTGGTCCGGAACCAAGCACTCTGTCCACTGAGCTACGGGCCCTCAGCGAACAGAGGTACACGACACCGACGTAAAACCATTGTGGAACCCACGACGGCGGTCGATTAGCCGGCACTCGCGTCCGCGTCGATGACGCTCTCTTTCCACGTGCCGCGGGTGAACCACGCCGTCGCAGCGATGGCACCGAGTATCTGTCCGACAGCCATGCCAAGCCAGATACCCGTTTCCGCGAACCCGAACTGGAACGACAGCAGGTAGACGGTGGGAACTCGGCCAAGCCAGAGCGCGAGCAGCGAGAAACTGAGGGCAGTCTTCGTGTTTCCGGCACCGCGGTACGCACCGAGAACGACCTGCAAAACGCCGATGAAGCCGAACTCGAAGGCACGAATCCGGACGTACTCGACACCCAAGTCGATGGTCTGGGCGGCGGACTCGGTGCCGGTCGAGATGAAGAACGCGACGATTGGTTCGGCGAAGAGGTAGGCGACGACGCCGATGACGACCATCACGCTCGCGCCGACTTTCGCTGCCAACCAGACGGCGCTCTCGGCGCGGTCAGGTTTCTGCGCACCGAGGTTTTGCCCGACGATGGTGTTGGTCGCACGGCCGAGGCCGAGTGCAGGGAGGAACACCAGCGACGTGAGGCGGTTACCGAGGCCGAACGCGGCGACGACTTCCGGTGCGAACGTGACGACCATCGCGGTGAGGGTGATGAACCCGAGCGCCGTCGCCGACTGCTCGATAGCACTCGGAACGCCGATATCGACGATTTTCTTGATGTACTCGAACTGTGGTCGGAAGTCCGAGAGCTGAACGTCCGGACCGGCGGAGGTACCGAAGATGACGTAGATGCCGATGACGGTGGCGACGCCGCGTGAGAGAACCGTCGCGTACGCTGCCCCGGCCACTTCGAGGCCGTCGAACCCTGTCGCAGCGAAGAGACTCGTTTCGAGGCCCCGGAGGCCGAGCATACCGAACAGCGGGTTGGACTCGAAGCCGAAGATGAAGATGGGGTCGATGACGACGTTGATGACGACGCTGATGAACATCACGACCATCGGGGCGCGGGTGTTCCCGTACCCGCGCATGAGCGCGGAGAAGACGAAGAAGCCAAAGAGGAACGGTAACCCGAGGAAGAACACGCGCATGTAGTCGCCGGCGAGGGGGATGACCTGACCTGCGGTCGCTGGCGAACTCGGGAGGACGCCGAGCATCGCGTCGGTGGCAAAGAATCCGATGATACCCACGGTGATGGCGATGAGGGTGATGAACGTGAGCGTCTGGCCGGCGACAGTGCCGGCGGAGCCTTCACTCTTCGCGCCGGTGTACTGGGCGACGAGCGTACTCCCTGCGACGGTGAAACCTCCGCCCACGGAGATGAGGAGGAAGATGAGCGGGAACGCGAGGCTGATAGCGGCGACGGCGTCAGTCGAGAGGCGACCAAGCCACACCGTGTCGGCGAGGTTGTAGGCCACCTGGAGGAGTTCGGTGACGATAATCGGCCACGCCAGTTCGAACATTGGACGTTTGAGGTCACCCTCGGTGAGGGAACCTCCTTCGGGGACAGACACTGAACCTGTGAGACACGCGGCGTGCGTTTCAAGGCGTCGATAATTCTCTCAGGATGTCGCCGTGGGCGACTACGAATATCGGTAGCTGGCGAGGCAGGATTCAAGACTCGAGACGGCAGAACCGACTCGCAGAGCGAAGCGAAGAATCGGCACGCGAGCGCGAGAAAACGAATGGTGGGTTCGAGTCGTTACGGTGCTTCGCCAGTCTCGATGGCGAAGTCGGCCTTCGGGTAGGCCACACACGTCAGGGTGTATCCGTTCTCCATCTCGTCGTCGGAGAGGGTCTCCTGCGTGTGGTGAGTCACGTACTCTTCGGCGGGGCCGTTGGTAATCTTCCCGGCACAGGAGACACACGAACCTTGACGGCACGCGTACGGGAGGTCCATCCCTGCGTCTTCACCTTGGTCGAGCACCGTCTGGTTGCTCGCCAGTTCGATGGTCTCGCCCTGCTTGACGAACTCGATTTCGAAGTATTCGACTTCGTCTTCGGGCATGTCCGCGGGACTCGGTTCTTCCTCTTCGGCTTCTTCGCCTTCGAGTTCGGCACCTTCTTCGCCACCGGCGATTGCACCAGCGACCGCGCCACCGCCGATGGAGCGGTTCATTGGTTCGGGGAAGTCGGTCTCCGGGACGGTCGCCGCACGGCGCTCGAGGACCTCTTGCGTGATGTCGGCGGTTGGTTCCCAACCGGTGCCCTTCGAGAAGTGCAGGGCGACGGCGAGGAGTACCAGGACTAATCCGGCCCCGACACCCACCAGACTGATGACTGCCATGAGGGCGGATATGGAGGGAGGGGTTAAGGAAATTGTGATTGTGCCGCCGTCTCCGAACTGTCAAATCCGCCGGGGAGACGGCGAAACTGCATAAGTTCCCACAATATTTCGGGGCGACCTGCAGACGGTCGGACTCGCGTCGCCGTAGGGTCGCGTTCGTGCTGTCGTGGTTAGTCGTCTTTCCGTGCGACTTCGTGGCGGCCGAACCCGTATCGAAGTCGGTTGGCGAGTCGTCGCGAGAATCGGTCGGCGGCGCGCGACCCGAAGCGCTCGGCGAGCGACTGGTAGATGAGCGGAACGGGAACTTCCTGTTCGAGCGCCTCTTGGACCGTCCACGTGCCAGTCGACCCGCCAGCGATGTGGTCGTCCACGTCGCCGAGGTCGGTTCCTTCCTCGCGGAACGCCTCTTCACAGAGTTCGAGGAGCCACGAACGGATGACTGCGCCGTTGTTCCACGTGCGTGCGACCGCTTCGAGGTTGAGGTCGTAGCGACCCTCGGCGAGCAGTTCGAATCCTTCGCCGTAGGCCTGCATCAGCGCGTACTCGACGCCGTTGTGGACCATCTTCACGTAGTGGCCAGACCCTGCTTCGCCCATCCGGTCGTGGCCGTCGGGATTGGTCGCGACGGCGTCGAAGACGGGCGTCATCTCGTCGTAGGCCCACTGTGGGCCCCCAATCATGAGTGAGAAGCCGAGTTCGGCACCGGCGGGACCGCCGGAGGTTCCACAGTCGAGGTACGCCGCGGAACACGCTTCGGCACGACGAACCGACGCCTCGAAGTGTGAGTTGCCGCCGTCGACGACCACGTCGTCTGCGTCGAGGTGCGGGTCGAGGTCGTCGAGCGTCGCGTCCACCGCGTCGCCCGCGGGGACCATGAGCCAGATTCGCTTGTCGTCTCCGAGTCGGTCGGCGAGGTCAGCGACGCTCTCGGCGGGTTCTGCGCCCGCGTCTGCCGCTGCTGCGACTGCCTCTTCGGAGAGGTCGAAGGCGACGACCTCGTGCCCGGCATCGAGCACTCGGTCGACGACGATGCGCCCCATACGGCCGAGGCCGATGACGCCTAGTTGCATGCGACGGAGTCGTCTTCGGGGGGAGGTAGTGGTTGTGGTTTGGCGCGCAGGACGAACGAGTCGACCCGGTCGAACTCGTCCTTCAGAGTCGGTCGAGTATCGCATCCGACAGGAGGCCACCGGCGCCGGCGTCGACCCGGAAGAACAGTTCGGGTTCGATGAGTTCGACTTCGAGGAGGACGAAGTCGCCGTCTCGTTCGACGCCGTCGACGCGGGCGTACAGCGGACGGTCGCCGTCCATCTCGTCGGCAACCGCGTCGACGACGTCTCTCGCGTGCTCACGGAGTGACTCGCTCGGTGTCTCGACGTGGACGCTTCCACCGTGTTTCTCCTGGACACGGTAATCTCCGGACTCCGGGCGTTTGACGACAGCGTGGCTGAACCCGTCGCCGAAGAACACGAGCGACCACTCACCGTCGGTGATGTCGTCGGCGAACTCTTGGACGAGCACGTCCTTCCGTGCGACGAGTGACTCGACCCACGACTGCTCTGCTTCGGCGTCCTCGCGGCCGATTCGCTTCGTCTCGAACGCGCCGGCGCTCACCGCGGGTTTGACGACGAGTTCGTCCCACCCTCTGTCGTCGAAGACCGACGTGAGCGACACGTCACCACCCTGTTCGACGTACTCGGTCGGGAGCGTCGAGATGCCGTGACGCTCCAAGTCACGCAGGTAGAACTTGTGGCTGTTCCAGCGGAGTGTCTCGACCGAGTTCAACACTGTACAGGACGAGGTGTCGAGTTCATCGACCCACGCGGTGAACTCGTCGGGCCGTTTGTAGTAGTCCCAAATCGACCTGACGACGACGGCGTCGTAGTCGCTCCACTCGACAGTCTCGTCGGACCAGACGGTCGGTTCTGCGGTCACACCTCGGTCGCGAAGTGCGTCGAGAAACGACGCGTCGTCGTCGACGAGCGAGGGGAGTTCTTCACAGGTGGCGAGTGCGATGGAGGTCACGGGAGGGAGTGTCGCACGTCGGGCGATAAACGTTCTGTCACGATTCTCGGATTTAGGTGCGAAACGGTCGCCAGACGCCGACGTTTTTACTGCCCCCCGCGAGGGTCGCGTATGGACGAACGTATCTACGAGCATGCCGAGGTACTCGTCGATTGGAGCGCACGAATCGAGGCCGGCGACGACGTGGTCGTCTCGGTCGGTGAGGGCGCTCACGACCTCGCTGTCGCCGTCGCCGAGGCACTCGGTGAACGCGGCGCGAACGTCGTCACGACCTACGCATCAGAAGAAGTTCAGCGCGCGTACCTGCGCGCACACGCCGGCGACTTCGAACTCCCCGACCACGAACTCGCACTCTACGAGGCGGCCGATTCGGTCCTCTTCCTCGGGGGCACGCGAAACACGGCCACGACGGCAGACGTGCCAACCGAGACACGACAAGCCTACGGCCGCGCGACTGAGGCGGTTCGCGAGGCCCGTATGGCGACCGACTGGGTTTCGACGGTCCACCCGACGCGCTCGATGGCCCAACAGGCCGGTATGTCCTACGAGGAGTACGCCGATTTCGTCTACGATGCCATCCTCCGGGACTGGGAGGCCCTCGCAGACGAGATGGCGAACATGAAAGAGATTCTCGACGACGGCTCAGAGGTCCGAATCGTCAAGGAAGACACCGACCTCACGATGTCTATCGAGGGTCGGACAGCGGTCAACTCCGGTGCGTCTGTCGTCTACGACTCACACAACCTCCCGTCCGGCGAGGTGTTCACCGCACCCGTCGAAGACGCCGTCGAGGGGGAGGTGTTCTTCGACGTGCCGATGACGCTCGAAGGTCAGCGTGTCGAGAACGTCCACCTCACGTTCGACGGCGGCGAAGTCGTAGACTTCAGCGCGGGGCAGGGTGAAGAGGCACTCGCCGGCATCCTCGATACCGACGAGGGTGCACGCCGTCTCGGAGAACTCGGTATCGGAATGAACCGCGGTATCGACCGCTTTACCGACAGTATCCTCTTCGACGAGAAGATGGGCGACACCATCCACCTCGCCGTCGGGCGCGCCTACGACGCCTGTCTCCCCGAGGGTGAAGATGGGAACCAGTCTGCAGTCCACGTAGACATGATAACCGACATGAGCGAAGACTCGCGCATCGAAGTCGACGGCGAAGTCGTCCAACGCAACGGGACGTTCCGCTGGGAAGAGGGGTTCGAAGGCTGAGACGCTCGTAGCGCTCACTCCCAACGTGTCAGAATAATAGTCTACTATCTGGCACCGTCACGTGGTAACTATGCGCCTACCAAAGTACGCTGACAGACTAATTTTTTCTATGACACAATCTGGCCGGACGAGGCGGCGGTTCCTTCAACTGGCGGGGAGTGGCACAGTTCTCAGCCTCGCTGGGTGTCTTGGTGGCGGTGGGTCGCAAGAGACTGAGACGACGACCACCGGGCAGATGACTGAGGAAGAACACGAAGAGGAACGTCCAGAGGGCGTCTCTGAGGAGGAGTTCGAGCGCGGACCGGTCCCAGAGGCGTATCGGACCGCGTTGTCACAGGCGAACGAGGAGCGTGACCCGGACCGACTGCTCGCGAAGGAGGACGTCCAATTCCAGGAGGCAGACGCAGCGTTCGAGGCGGGACTCGCCGTCGAAGGGACAGACTGCGGGAACTGTGCGGAGTACATCCCGGACAAGAACGGCGACGGGTTCGGTGCGTGCGCGAAAGTCGAAGGCTACGTCGACCCCGAAGACTGGTGCGTCCTCTGGGAGTCTATCGAAGACGCAGAAGCGGAAGCAGAGCAGACGGCGGAAGGAGAAGGACAAGACCACGAGGAGGAACTCCCGGAAGGCGTCTCCGAAGAGGAGTTCGAGCGCGGACCGGTCCCAGAGGCGTATCGGACCGCGTTGTCACAGGCGAACGAGGAGCGTGACCCGGACCGCTTGTTCACGAAGGAGGAAGTTCAGTTCCAGGAAGCGAAGGACGCCGTCGCAGCAGGGTTCGCCGACGAAGGCAGCGACTGTGGGAACTGTGCGGAGTACATCCCGGACAAGAACGGCGACGGGTTCGGGGCGTGCGCGAAAGTCGAGGGGTACATCGACCCCGAAGACTGGTGTGCCGTCTGGGAGTCTATCGAAGACGCAGAAGCAGAACAAGAGAGCTAACTCGGATTTACTCTTGAGCCACCCCGATGTGCTTCAGCATCCCGCCACAGCGGGGACACAGTTGTTCGTGGACGCCGTGTCCAGAGCGGTAGCCACACGAGACACACTCGTACCACGCCCGTTCGACGAGCGCTTCGGTCGGTCGTTCGACCAGTTCTTCGGGGCGGCGTTCGGCCAGTTCGGCCGGTTCCGGTTCGACGAGTTCTCTCGACTCCGCTTCCACGAGGTCTGTTGGCTCGCGTGTGGTGATATCGTCAGTCATGCGTGTCCATACGCTGTGCTAGGAGTTAACTGTTGACACAGACGTTCTCAGGCGTAATCGTTCCGAATTCAGGCGTTACGCGGGGTTTCGCCCGGACTGGTCCCGAGACACGCTTTCGACGTACTTTTTATCCGCGACCGTTTTCATCCGCGCATGGCAGAATTCATGGTCGTCGTCGCCGACCCCGACTCCGGCGAGACCCACCAGTTCGACGTCGAAGGACAGGACGCAAACCGATTCCTCGGCCGTGACCTCGGTGACGAGGTCGACGGCGGTGCCGTCGGCCTCGACGGATTCACGCTCGAACTGACGGGCGGGTCCGACAAGGCTGGTCGTCCGATGCACCCCGAAGTCCCCGGTTCGAACCTCAAGGAAATCCTCAGCGAAGGCGGTATCGGCTACGCCCCGTCCCGTGACGGCGAGCGCAAGCGTGTCACCGTCCGCGGCCGTCAGGTCTCCGAAGAGACCGTCCAAATCAACGCGAAAGTCGTCGAAGGCGGCGACGTCGCCGCCGCACTCGGCGAAGACGACGACGACGAAGAAGAAGCAGACGAGTAAGCTTTCTCGCTACTCTCTTTCGTGCCCGAGCAACTACCATCCGACCATCCGTCGGTCCAGACGTTCCGCGCGAACATCGCCCGCAGCGGTGGCACTCGTCGCCCCTGTCTGCGCGTCCCTGACGAAGTCCCGGCCGCAGACGGCGACTTCGTTCGCCTCCACCTCGACGGAACGGCCTCCCACGCACGTCTCTCCGCCGACGCCTCTGGTCTCGTGATTCGCGGTGCGTACGACAACAAACGCCTCGCACGCTCGCCCGGCGAGGGTGAGAACCGCCTCGTGGAGTGGTGCCGCGAGAACGACCGCGGCCCAGACGATGCCGTCGAACTCGACTCGCTCGACGGTGGCTACCAGTTCGGTCTCCGCGTTCCGGGTGTTCGAACCGTCTACCGAATCACTGAACGGCCGAACGACTCGCTTTCGAGTATCGCGGAGAAGTTCGGCTTGTCGGACGAGTAAGTCGCTCGGCCGGTCCAATCTACCGGACGAGTAAGTCGCTCGGCCGGTCCAATACAACCGGGCGAGTACGTCGCTCGACCGGTCCAGTGCAACCGGACGAGTACGTCGCTCGACCGGTCCAGTGCAACCGGACGAGTACGTCGTCTCCCCCACACAGATACACGCCGCTTTTACGGCCTGATTCCCCTAGGCGGGGTATGAGCAAGGTAGCGGAGTACCTCGCGGGCGAACGTCTCGACGACGTGGCGCTCTTCCTGACACACGAGTATCTCGACAGCGAAGGCAAACTCCCGAACATGGGTGAGGAGGTCGAAAACGGGTACATCCTCGTCGTCCCCGGCGACGACGGACGCCGCGCGTTCGCCGCCGGGACGGGGATGGACGCGATGGAGTTCGCCCAGACGGCGATGGGCAACGACGGCGACATCGACCACGACCTGAGTAGTGGCACCTGCCCCGACGCGGCACCCGACGAGAACCACGAACCGAAGTTCATCTTCTCGTTCGCCGAGGCACAAAACGAGGAGGTCGGCGGTATCTACGAAGACGGCGACGTCGTCCACGCCTACGCGAAGTGCACCTGCGGGGCGACGTACTCCGACCGCTGGGTCGTCGACGACGAATAACGCGACGACAGTTCAGAACCGGTTTTACCGGTCCGTCTCGATATCTTCCTCTTCTTCGGGCATCTCCGCGACGCGTTCGAACGCGTTGAGGATGACGCGCTTCGTGGTTGCGCCCTGTGTCGTCCAGTGGTGGGCGTAGTCAAGCATGTCGTCGTAGATGTCGGGTTTACACCCGGCCGCCTTCGGGTGGCCGCCGCCGTTGACGAGGCCGGCGACTTCGTGACAGCGTTCGAAGTCGTCCGACCCGCGGATACTCGCACTCCCGGCGGGTTTGACGATGACCGCGGCGTCGGCACCCTTCTCGCGGAGGGCGTCTGCCACTTCGTTCTGCGAACAGCGACCGTAGGTGATGCCGACGGTCCAGTCACCGACCGCCTTCATGTCCGCGCGGTCCACGGCGGCTTCGATGAGGTTCTCTTTCTCGATGCGACGGTGTGCGATGTACTCTTCGACGACCGGCGGAAGGTCGGCCCCGTAGGCACCGACGACGGCGACGTACTCCTCCTTTGAGGTCCAGTAGGCGTAGTCGGCGAGGTCCTGACTCCGCTCGTCTTCGTTCAACCAGAGGTCGTGGTCGCGAGTGACCGCGGCGAGTTCGACGAATCGGTCGTCGAAGTCGTAGTCGAGTTCGCGGAGTGCCACGTCGGTCGAACACTCTTCGTCGGACTCGCCGACGACGAGGTCCACGCCCGCATCGCGGACCTGCTGTTCGACCTCGGGCTTCCACTGGTGGTGGTCGAACCATCGAATCGACCCTGCAACCTCGGCGAGTGCTTCGAGTTCCTCTTCGACGTACTCGTACTTGTCCGGACAGAGGTCACAGACGAACACGTCGATACCCTCCGGCGCGTACTCGGCGACGCGTAGTAGGTCGTCTTCGAGCGAGTACGGACTCGACCCAACGAGTGCGACGGGTGATGTGGGTCGCTCTTCTTCTTCTTCTTCTTCAGCAACGTCCACGACGGCGTCTTCGGCTTCGGCGTCGTCTTCGACTGCTTCTTCCTCGTCGCCGCGTAGTCGCTCTTCGATGCGGTCTTCGAAGTCTGCGACGTCGAGGGCGGCGTCGTACATCTCGCGGATGAGCGCGACACACCCGAGGCCGTCGGCGTCGGTGTCGGTGACGACTGCGACCGAGGCGTCTTCGAGTTTCTCTCTGGCACGCTCTTCGGCGCGCGATTCGTCGAGCGAGTCGGGGTAGAAAAAGCCCGCTCCCGGGAGGACGGACTTGCGGGGGAGCGAGAGTCGAGAACTGTCGATGAGCTCGTCTTCCATACCAGCGGGTCGAACGCGACGGGGAAAACACCTGCCGATTGTCCCGTGTCGCGTTCGTTAGCGTTGGCGAGTCTCGAACCGGCGTCGCTCTCTCTTCTTCAGGCCGGTTCTTCGCCGAGGAGCGCGTCGACCGACCCTTCTTCGAGCTGTCGGACTGTCAGCACCGGTACCGGGCACGTTCGAACGACGCGCTCGGCGACGCTCCCGATGAGGAAGCGGTTCTCGCCGTGGCGGCCGCGGGTTCCCATTGCGACCAAGTCGGCCTCGGCGTCGCGGGCGTAGTTCGAAATCTCGGCCGCTGGCCGGCCTTCGCGCACGGCGAATGTCACCTCTCGGTCTGTCGCCGCCTGCACCTCCGAGAGTGCTTCTTCACCGCGTTCGTGGAGTGCCTCGCGCATCTCGTCGCGGAGTCGCTCCGGTG is drawn from Haloferax litoreum and contains these coding sequences:
- the gnd gene encoding phosphogluconate dehydrogenase (NAD(+)-dependent, decarboxylating), whose translation is MQLGVIGLGRMGRIVVDRVLDAGHEVVAFDLSEEAVAAAADAGAEPAESVADLADRLGDDKRIWLMVPAGDAVDATLDDLDPHLDADDVVVDGGNSHFEASVRRAEACSAAYLDCGTSGGPAGAELGFSLMIGGPQWAYDEMTPVFDAVATNPDGHDRMGEAGSGHYVKMVHNGVEYALMQAYGEGFELLAEGRYDLNLEAVARTWNNGAVIRSWLLELCEEAFREEGTDLGDVDDHIAGGSTGTWTVQEALEQEVPVPLIYQSLAERFGSRAADRFSRRLANRLRYGFGRHEVARKDD
- a CDS encoding 2Fe-2S iron-sulfur cluster-binding protein, with the protein product MAVISLVGVGAGLVLVLLAVALHFSKGTGWEPTADITQEVLERRAATVPETDFPEPMNRSIGGGAVAGAIAGGEEGAELEGEEAEEEEPSPADMPEDEVEYFEIEFVKQGETIELASNQTVLDQGEDAGMDLPYACRQGSCVSCAGKITNGPAEEYVTHHTQETLSDDEMENGYTLTCVAYPKADFAIETGEAP
- a CDS encoding rubrerythrin-like domain-containing protein produces the protein MTDDITTREPTDLVEAESRELVEPEPAELAERRPEELVERPTEALVERAWYECVSCGYRSGHGVHEQLCPRCGGMLKHIGVAQE
- a CDS encoding DUF7112 family protein, yielding MPEQLPSDHPSVQTFRANIARSGGTRRPCLRVPDEVPAADGDFVRLHLDGTASHARLSADASGLVIRGAYDNKRLARSPGEGENRLVEWCRENDRGPDDAVELDSLDGGYQFGLRVPGVRTVYRITERPNDSLSSIAEKFGLSDE
- a CDS encoding 30S ribosomal protein S6e yields the protein MAEFMVVVADPDSGETHQFDVEGQDANRFLGRDLGDEVDGGAVGLDGFTLELTGGSDKAGRPMHPEVPGSNLKEILSEGGIGYAPSRDGERKRVTVRGRQVSEETVQINAKVVEGGDVAAALGEDDDDEEEADE
- a CDS encoding DHH family phosphoesterase; its protein translation is MEDELIDSSRLSLPRKSVLPGAGFFYPDSLDESRAEERAREKLEDASVAVVTDTDADGLGCVALIREMYDAALDVADFEDRIEERLRGDEEEAVEDDAEAEDAVVDVAEEEEEEERPTSPVALVGSSPYSLEDDLLRVAEYAPEGIDVFVCDLCPDKYEYVEEELEALAEVAGSIRWFDHHQWKPEVEQQVRDAGVDLVVGESDEECSTDVALRELDYDFDDRFVELAAVTRDHDLWLNEDERSQDLADYAYWTSKEEYVAVVGAYGADLPPVVEEYIAHRRIEKENLIEAAVDRADMKAVGDWTVGITYGRCSQNEVADALREKGADAAVIVKPAGSASIRGSDDFERCHEVAGLVNGGGHPKAAGCKPDIYDDMLDYAHHWTTQGATTKRVILNAFERVAEMPEEEEDIETDR
- a CDS encoding ATP-grasp domain-containing protein translates to MTSIALATCEELPSLVDDDASFLDALRDRGVTAEPTVWSDETVEWSDYDAVVVRSIWDYYKRPDEFTAWVDELDTSSCTVLNSVETLRWNSHKFYLRDLERHGISTLPTEYVEQGGDVSLTSVFDDRGWDELVVKPAVSAGAFETKRIGREDAEAEQSWVESLVARKDVLVQEFADDITDGEWSLVFFGDGFSHAVVKRPESGDYRVQEKHGGSVHVETPSESLREHARDVVDAVADEMDGDRPLYARVDGVERDGDFVLLEVELIEPELFFRVDAGAGGLLSDAILDRL
- a CDS encoding aminopeptidase — its product is MDERIYEHAEVLVDWSARIEAGDDVVVSVGEGAHDLAVAVAEALGERGANVVTTYASEEVQRAYLRAHAGDFELPDHELALYEAADSVLFLGGTRNTATTADVPTETRQAYGRATEAVREARMATDWVSTVHPTRSMAQQAGMSYEEYADFVYDAILRDWEALADEMANMKEILDDGSEVRIVKEDTDLTMSIEGRTAVNSGASVVYDSHNLPSGEVFTAPVEDAVEGEVFFDVPMTLEGQRVENVHLTFDGGEVVDFSAGQGEEALAGILDTDEGARRLGELGIGMNRGIDRFTDSILFDEKMGDTIHLAVGRAYDACLPEGEDGNQSAVHVDMITDMSEDSRIEVDGEVVQRNGTFRWEEGFEG
- a CDS encoding DUF5807 family protein; the encoded protein is MSKVAEYLAGERLDDVALFLTHEYLDSEGKLPNMGEEVENGYILVVPGDDGRRAFAAGTGMDAMEFAQTAMGNDGDIDHDLSSGTCPDAAPDENHEPKFIFSFAEAQNEEVGGIYEDGDVVHAYAKCTCGATYSDRWVVDDE
- a CDS encoding universal stress protein, whose product is MFDTIVIATDGSASVRRGVRVAVDLAERFDADVHALYVVDAGDVETAPERLRDEMREALHERGEEALSEVQAATDREVTFAVREGRPAAEISNYARDAEADLVAMGTRGRHGENRFLIGSVAERVVRTCPVPVLTVRQLEEGSVDALLGEEPA
- a CDS encoding MATE family efflux transporter produces the protein MSVPEGGSLTEGDLKRPMFELAWPIIVTELLQVAYNLADTVWLGRLSTDAVAAISLAFPLIFLLISVGGGFTVAGSTLVAQYTGAKSEGSAGTVAGQTLTFITLIAITVGIIGFFATDAMLGVLPSSPATAGQVIPLAGDYMRVFFLGLPFLFGFFVFSALMRGYGNTRAPMVVMFISVVINVVIDPIFIFGFESNPLFGMLGLRGLETSLFAATGFDGLEVAGAAYATVLSRGVATVIGIYVIFGTSAGPDVQLSDFRPQFEYIKKIVDIGVPSAIEQSATALGFITLTAMVVTFAPEVVAAFGLGNRLTSLVFLPALGLGRATNTIVGQNLGAQKPDRAESAVWLAAKVGASVMVVIGVVAYLFAEPIVAFFISTGTESAAQTIDLGVEYVRIRAFEFGFIGVLQVVLGAYRGAGNTKTALSFSLLALWLGRVPTVYLLSFQFGFAETGIWLGMAVGQILGAIAATAWFTRGTWKESVIDADASAG